A stretch of Coccidioides posadasii str. Silveira chromosome 2, complete sequence DNA encodes these proteins:
- a CDS encoding uncharacterized protein (EggNog:ENOG410J4EJ~COG:T), translated as MGIPTDIWSFGALVVSVLYGEGFHIFKPDVPVDHDEYDLKILMEHHRCFGPFPLSYQEIADEGRLEVLMWIMENSPAESLRQFRLTTSREICQEDQGFVLRIMRLDLRDRPTAHQLLEDA; from the exons ATGGGGATTCCAACTGATATCTGGTCCTTTGGGGCACTG GTCGTCAGTGTGTTGTATGGAGAAGGATTCCACATATTCAAACCGGACGTCCCGGTCGATCACGACGAGTATGACCTCAAGATCCTTATGGAGCATCACCGATGCTTTGGCCCATTTCCACTCTCCTATCAAGAGATTGCGGATGAAGGTAGACTAGAGGTTCTGATGTGGATCATGGAAAATAGCCCTGCCGAGAGCTTGAGACAATTTCGCCTCACAACTTCACGGGAAATTTGCCAGGAGGATCAGGGGTTTGTGCTGAGGATAATGAGGCTTGACCTGCGAGATAGACCGACTGCGCATCAACTCCTGGAGGATGCATAG
- a CDS encoding uncharacterized protein (EggNog:ENOG410PHQ5~COG:L~BUSCO:8753at33183) produces the protein MASLWFSLVPEAFLKLHDVLVCLAKFNDAVSIEAEHDFLRLSTLNPSKSGYASFKFDSGSFFSQFSFDRRMRGNTTDTGTRSNTAKLSCQLYIKALLSVFKGRTIDFKDKDTAVEECKVQIFDGLDETECRVVIQIICKHGVVKTYKLIYEPVEVQHAVFDKSKTQNKWVIDSKFLREIVEYFGPTAEQLDIFTDNGKAIFTSFTTRVTNGKEILKQPVHTSVAIDTRDFESHLVEERLHVAISVKDFKAIIMHADTLKTMITARYTRPCRPLQFSYESGGMTCEFTLMTRGETEDIDVSSNGDARELSARSYSRPPQTASVNNGSTAVVEHGDPSRNESAQASFRRGTIEETPQETPATASALLDPNSLFVPMDDDRQWDEPQYGDEQEDILGWDASINHDVQPSFVGTIQDRNVTVEESEQRARETESTAIPPTQRISQIRGLFDSSG, from the exons ATGGCTTCGCTATGGTTTAGTTTGGTTCCCGAAGCTTTCCTGAAGCTCCATGATGTGCTCGTCTGCCTGGCGAAGTTCAATGACGCGGTGTCTATTGAAGCAGAACATGATTTT CTTCGGCTCTCGACCTTGAACCCTTCAAAGTCTGGCTATGCCTCGTTCAAATTTGATAGTGGCTCGTTCTTTAgccaattttcttttgatagAAGGATGCGCGGTAATACTACCGATACTGGGACAAGGAGTAATACTGCGAAGTTGTCATGCCAGTTGTATATCAAG GCActtctatctgtattcaaAGGGCGGACTATTGATTTCAAAGACAAGGATACGGCTGTCGAAGAATGTAAGGTCCAAATCTTTGATGGTTTGGATGAGACTGAGTGCAGGGTCGTCATTCAAATAATTTGCAAGCATG GGGTTGTAAAAACCTACAAGTTGATCTATGAGCCTGTGGAAGTGCAACATGCGGTTTTCGACAAGTCCAAGACGCAGAATAAATGGGTAATAGATTCTAAATTCCTGCGGGAAATTGTGGAATATTTCGGGCCTACAGCCGAGCAACTTGATATATTTACAGATAACGGAAAGGCTATATTTACGAGTTTTACTACGAGAGTAACGAATGGGAAAG AAATCCTGAAACAACCCGTTCATACATCCGTTGCAATTGACACCAGAGATTTTGAATCTCATCTTGTCGAGGAGAGACTCCATGTGGCGATAAGCGTCAAGGATTTCAAAGCCATAATTATGCATGCAGACACGCTCAAAACAATGATTACTGCTCGGTATACTCGGCCATGCCGTCCGTTGCAGTTTTCATATGAATCGGGTGGTATGACTTGTGAGTTCACGCTGATGACACGAGGAGAAACCGAAGATATCGACGTGTCTTCAAATGGTGATGCACGCGAGCTATCCGCAAGATCATATTCTCGACCTCCGCAAACGGCTTCCGTGAATAATGGGAGTACTGCTGTGGTGGAGCATGGGGATCCTTCGAGGAATGAATCTGCCCAGGCATCCTTCCGAAGAGGAACCATCGAAGAAACTCCGCAGGAAACACCAGCAACAGCGTCAGCATTGCTTGATCCAAACAGTTTGTTCGTCCCAATGGATGACGATCGTCAATGGGACGAGCCTCAATATGGAGACgaacaagaagatattcttgGTTGGGATGCGAGTATAAACCAT GACGTGCAGCCCAGCTTTGTGGGAACAATCCAAGATCGCAACGTCACAGTTGAAGAAAGCGAGCAACGGGCACGCGAGACCGAATCAACAGCTATTCCCCCGACTCAAAGAATATCTCAG ATACGAGGATTGTTTGACTCAAGCGGGTGA
- a CDS encoding uncharacterized protein (EggNog:ENOG410PX2P), translated as MLRTQRLQRREITYASAKEEEVNVLHQMGYYDQQTKFFAHLNNHRDQIKDIVARHLGLSSPAVCHVAEENDWLHGSLNACIPVTIVGPFGIRVMIRFPLPYRIGEDFGPGNADEKIRCEAGTYASLQENCLDIPIPRLYGFALSDGETVRLCSEPPL; from the coding sequence ATGCTGAGGACGCAACGTCTTCAGCGACGGGAAATCACATATGCATCTGCTAAGGAAGAGGAAGTTAATGTTCTTCATCAAATGGGATATTATGACCAACAGACGAAATTTTTTGCTCATCTTAACAACCATCGTGATCAGATTAAGGACATCGTTGCCCGTCATCTTGGGTTAAGCTCGCCTGCTGTGTGCCATGTGGCAGAAGAAAACGACTGGTTGCATGGTAGTCTTAACGCTTGCATTCCTGTCACCATCGTCGGCCCCTTTGGTATCCGTGTAATGATTCGATTTCCACTTCCCTACCGCATTGGCGAGGATTTCGGGCCTGGGAATGCCGATGAGAAAATTAGGTGCGAGGCAGGAACCTATGCGTCGCTACAAGAAAATTGCCTCGATATTCCGATTCCACGATTGTACGGCTTTGCTCTTTCAGATGGTGAAACTGTACGGCTTTGCTCGGAACCCCCTCTCTAA
- a CDS encoding uncharacterized protein (EggNog:ENOG410PKMJ~COG:C~BUSCO:8974at33183) has translation MGKKAVHFGGGNIGRGFVGEFLHESDYEVVFVDVMDSIIDALQGASSYKVTEVSNEGEHTKTVTNYRAINSKHNLDQVISEISTADVVTCAVGPNILKFIAPPIAKGIDARTIERPLAVVACENAIGATDTLHKFVKENTDPSRVESLSSRARFANSAIDRIVPTQDPNSGLDVKIEKFYEWVVEKTPFGEWGHPDIQAILWVDNLDPYIERKLYTVNTGHATAAYYGYNMGKKTIYESMSDEKIRGHVRDALSETSTLIVDKYGIPAEEQRKYVDAIVARISNPHLEDVVERVGRAPLRKLGRKERFVGPASQLAERGKKVDALLGAMEQALRFQNVPEDDESFELAKILKTESAEDATAKLTGLESDHPLFARVVERVAKVQKGPNAPIPDIRQTEYPIMERL, from the coding sequence ATGGGTAAGAAGGCTGTCCACTTTGGAGGCGGCAACATCGGCCGTGGCTTCGTTGGCGAATTCCTCCACGAGTCTGACTATGAAGTCGTCTTCGTTGATGTGATGGACTCCATCATCGACGCGCTCCAAGGCGCTTCCTCATACAAGGTCACCGAGGTTAGCAACGAGGGAGAGCACACCAAGACCGTCACCAACTACCGTGCTATCAATTCCAAGCATAATCTCGACCAGGTCATCAGCGAGATCTCTACCGCTGATGTCGTCACCTGCGCCGTCGGCCCAAACATCCTCAAGTTTATTGCGCCTCCAATCGCCAAGGGCATCGACGCCCGTACTATCGAAAGACCTCTTGCCGTCGTGGCCTGTGAGAACGCCATTGGCGCTACCGATACCCTCCACAAATTTGTCAAAGAAAACACTGACCCTTCTCGCGTCGAGTCCCTTTCTTCTCGAGCTCGATTCGCCAACTCCGCCATCGACCGTATCGTCCCCACTCAAGACCCAAATTCGGGCCTCGACGTGAAGATCGAAAAGTTCTACGAATGGGTGGTGGAAAAGACACCATTTGGGGAATGGGGACACCCCGATATCCAGGCTATTCTCTGGGTCGACAATCTGGATCCTTACATTGAACGTAAGCTTTACACTGTCAACACCGGACATGCTACTGCCGCATACTACGGGTACAACATGGGCAAGAAGACTATCTACGAGTCTATGAGCGACGAGAAGATCCGTGGCCATGTCAGAGACGCTCTCTCTGAGACTTCGACCCTTATTGTTGATAAGTATGGCATTCCAGCCGAGGAGCAGCGCAAGTACGTCGACGCCATCGTCGCCCGAATTTCTAACCCACACCTCGAGGACGTAGTCGAGCGTGTCGGCCGTGCCCCACTTCGCAAACTCGGTCGCAAGGAACGCTTTGTCGGCCCTGCCTCTCAGTTGGCCGAGCGCGGAAAGAAAGTCGATGCCTTGTTGGGGGCTATGGAACAGGCTCTGCGATTCCAGAATGTTCCCGAGGACGACGAGAGCTTCGAGCTTGCCAAGATCCTGAAGACAGAATCTGCAGAGGATGCAACCGCGAAGCTGACTGGGTTGGAAAGCGACCATCCACTTTTCGCACGCGTTGTTGAACGTGTTGCGAAGGTTCA
- a CDS encoding uncharacterized protein (EggNog:ENOG410PK9V~COG:D,Z~BUSCO:9598at33183) yields the protein MALYAFGSNGSGQLGLGHREDVACPTRCLIKWEPTSMDKAATNAPPNNYNDNVPFCLAAGGNHTLALFSSGAVYAAGSNGNGRCAYAPEDAEILLEFSRVVIYDGERKVDRFTAVSATWESSCFVEAGTGYVYVAGTGMKGELGLGENVTEMNVPTRIPNFPPKGTEIVGISGSVGHTVVILSNGEVYGWGNARKGQLGESGVKKKIFWSPQRVNVPFQARNAACGREFTIIVGDAEEGSLVILGSDKWGVQSGAPSTLKGYNSVAASWHGIYSHNFDGSITAWGRNDRGQLPPPDFPRVPLIGIGSEHVVAAIDKKRVVAFGWGEHGNCGPETNDQGNVVGRYAKVPPAGGEGLNITAVGAGCATSWLMTEERPQAFEEH from the coding sequence ATGGCCCTTTACGCCTTCGGCTCCAACGGCTCCGGCCAACTCGGCCTTGGTCACAGGGAAGACGTTGCCTGCCCAACAAGATGTCTCATCAAATGGGAGCCTACCTCGATGGATAAAGCTGCCACGAACGCGCCCCCCAATAACTACAATGACAACGTGCCATTTTGCCTGGCCGCGGGAGGAAACCATACTCTTGCCCTTTTCAGCTCTGGCGCGGTGTATGCGGCGGGGTCGAATGGGAACGGGAGATGTGCATATGCCCCAGAAGACGCGGAAATATTACTCGAGTTTAGCCGGGTTGTTATCTATGATGGCGAGCGGAAAGTTGACCGGTTTACCGCTGTGTCGGCTACATGGGAATCTTCATGCTTTGTTGAAGCAGGCACTGGGTATGTTTATGTTGCAGGCACGGGGATGAAAGGTGAATTGGGCCTCGGAGAGAATGTCACTGAAATGAATGTCCCGACACGGATACCGAATTTTCCGCCTAAGGGTACGGAGATTGTTGGGATTTCTGGCAGTGTTGGACACACTGTGGTGATACTATCTAATGGGGAAGTATATGGCTGGGGCAATGCGAGAAAAGGCCAACTTGGAGAATCAGGAgttaaaaagaagatattttgGTCTCCACAGAGAGTCAATGTTCCTTTCCAAGCAAGGAACGCCGCGTGTGGGAGGGAGTTTACTATAATTGTGGGGGATGCAGAAGAAGGGTCCCTGGTGATCCTTGGCTCAGATAAATGGGGGGTGCAGTCTGGAGCCCCATCGACACTGAAGGGCTACAATTCCGTCGCTGCAAGTTGGCATGGTATTTACAGTCACAATTTCGATGGGTCCATTACTGCGTGGGGTCGGAATGACCGCGGGCAGCTACCGCCGCCTGATTTTCCCAGAGTCCCTTTGATCGGAATCGGAAGTGAACACGTTGTCGCTGCTATCGACAAGAAACGAGTAGTCGCTTTTGGATGGGGTGAGCACGGAAACTGTGGTCCAGAGACTAACGATCAAGGTAATGTCGTGGGACGATATGCAAAAGTCCCACCCGCTGGTGGTGAAGGACTTAACATTACTGCAGTCGGGGCGGGCTGCGCTACCAGCTGGCTTATGACGGAGGAAAGACCTCAGGCCTTTGAGGAGCACTAA
- a CDS encoding uncharacterized protein (EggNog:ENOG410PKMJ~COG:C~BUSCO:8974at33183), with translation MGKKAVHFGGGNIGRGFVGEFLHESDYEVVFVDVMDSIIDALQGASSYKVTEVSNEGEHTKTVTNYRAINSKHNLDQVISEISTADVVTCAVGPNILKFIAPPIAKGIDARTIERPLAVVACENAIGATDTLHKFVKENTDPSRVESLSSRARFANSAIDRIVPTQDPNSGLDVKIEKFYEWVVEKTPFGEWGHPDIQAILWVDNLDPYIERKLYTVNTGHATAAYYGYNMGKKTIYESMSDEKIRGHVRDALSETSTLIVDKYGIPAEEQRKYVDAIVARISNPHLEDVVERVGRAPLRKLGRKERFVGPASQLAERGKKVDALLGAMEQALRFQNVPEDDESFELAKILKTESAEDATAKLTGLESDHPLFARVVERVAKVQKGPNVMISICRRLVSLYSAAYESLMKSR, from the coding sequence ATGGGTAAGAAGGCTGTCCACTTTGGAGGCGGCAACATCGGCCGTGGCTTCGTTGGCGAATTCCTCCACGAGTCTGACTATGAAGTCGTCTTCGTTGATGTGATGGACTCCATCATCGACGCGCTCCAAGGCGCTTCCTCATACAAGGTCACCGAGGTTAGCAACGAGGGAGAGCACACCAAGACCGTCACCAACTACCGTGCTATCAATTCCAAGCATAATCTCGACCAGGTCATCAGCGAGATCTCTACCGCTGATGTCGTCACCTGCGCCGTCGGCCCAAACATCCTCAAGTTTATTGCGCCTCCAATCGCCAAGGGCATCGACGCCCGTACTATCGAAAGACCTCTTGCCGTCGTGGCCTGTGAGAACGCCATTGGCGCTACCGATACCCTCCACAAATTTGTCAAAGAAAACACTGACCCTTCTCGCGTCGAGTCCCTTTCTTCTCGAGCTCGATTCGCCAACTCCGCCATCGACCGTATCGTCCCCACTCAAGACCCAAATTCGGGCCTCGACGTGAAGATCGAAAAGTTCTACGAATGGGTGGTGGAAAAGACACCATTTGGGGAATGGGGACACCCCGATATCCAGGCTATTCTCTGGGTCGACAATCTGGATCCTTACATTGAACGTAAGCTTTACACTGTCAACACCGGACATGCTACTGCCGCATACTACGGGTACAACATGGGCAAGAAGACTATCTACGAGTCTATGAGCGACGAGAAGATCCGTGGCCATGTCAGAGACGCTCTCTCTGAGACTTCGACCCTTATTGTTGATAAGTATGGCATTCCAGCCGAGGAGCAGCGCAAGTACGTCGACGCCATCGTCGCCCGAATTTCTAACCCACACCTCGAGGACGTAGTCGAGCGTGTCGGCCGTGCCCCACTTCGCAAACTCGGTCGCAAGGAACGCTTTGTCGGCCCTGCCTCTCAGTTGGCCGAGCGCGGAAAGAAAGTCGATGCCTTGTTGGGGGCTATGGAACAGGCTCTGCGATTCCAGAATGTTCCCGAGGACGACGAGAGCTTCGAGCTTGCCAAGATCCTGAAGACAGAATCTGCAGAGGATGCAACCGCGAAGCTGACTGGGTTGGAAAGCGACCATCCACTTTTCGCACGCGTTGTTGAACGTGTTGCGAAGGTTCA